Genomic DNA from bacterium:
TGTGCGTCAGCGTCACCGGCAATTCGCTGTGCACCGTGCGGAACAGCGCGCGCGCCCCGTCCCCCGCCAGAACCGGACTGATCAGCAAACTAATTTCGTCCACCAGCCCTTCGCGCAGCAAGATACCGTTCAGCACCCCGCCGCTGTCCACGCGCACGGTCCTTACGCCGTACAGATCGTGCAGCGTCTCCAGCGCGCTCTTCAAATCCACCTGCTCTTTGCCCGCAATCACGCACACCACGTTCTTCTTCGACAGGTATTCGCAGTGGGCAGGAGGTGTTGCCATGGACATCAGCGCCACGCCGCCGCGCCAATAGGACTGCTTCAACAAATGCTCCCAGCAGCGGACTCTCCCTCTGCTGTCAGGGATCACCAGCAGCGGCCGTTCGTCATGCGCACCGCTCGCGCGCGGTGTCACCTTGCGCGGATCGTCGACATTCGCCGCACTGGGCGAGGCCAGAATGGTCTCGCTCCCCGCCAGCGTCGCGTCTTCCTTCCACGTCCCCGCGAGTTCATAGAACAACCCGACGTCGGGCGTAAAACCATCGATACGTCCGTCTAAACTGACAATATTATGCAGAACAATTTTGGGTAGCATAAGAATATGAGCACAGGGGCGGGCACTTCGGCCCGCCCCTGTCTGGGATGAACCGTTGTGTATCTCCTATTCGAGCACAAAGATATTGCGCTTGGCGCAGAGGTCCTTCAGAACCTTCGGCCATACCGTGACGCTGACTTCGCCCAGGTGAGCCTTTTTCAGAATGGACATCGTCGTGCGAGCCTGGCCGATGCCGCCGCCGATCGAGAGCGGAATCTCATCGTTCATGATCGCCTGATGGTACGGCAGCTTAAGGAAGTCAAGCTGGCCCGTCGCTTCGAGCTGCTGCTTCAGGGTATCTTTGGTGACGCGGATACCCATCGAGGTCAGTTCGTGGCGGCGCTTCGTCACATGGTTCCACACCAGAATGTCGCCGTTGAGCCCGTGCATCAACTGGCCATTCTTGGTGACCGTCGGCGTAACCCAATCGTCATAGTCCGCGGCGCGCATTTCGTGCGGGTAGCCATCCTTCAGCGTCCAGCCGATGCCGACAATAAATACGGCGGGATACTTTTCGGAGAGCACCTTCGTTTCGCGCTGCTTGCGCGGCAGATCGGGATACATATCCAGCAATTCTTCGGCGTGCAAAAAGACCAGTTCCTTCGGCAGGTTCGGCCACTTCGGGTCCTTCAGTTTCGGGAACTCGCTCTGCACAAAATCCTCGGCGTCCGTCAGAACTTTCCATTCCTTGCGGACGATGTCTTTGAGAAACTCGAGATGGCGATCCTTGTCTTCGATCACGCGCTCCCAGTCCCACTGATCGACGTATGCGCTGTGATCGTGGTCAAGGAAATAGTCCTTGCGCACGGCGCGCATGTCGGTAATAATGCCTTCGCCCACCTTGCAGTTGAACTGCTTCAGGGCGACCCTCTTCCACTTGGTGGCGGCTTGAACCACCTGGGCGTCAATCGGGTTCTTGTTGTAATCGTTGTTGATGTGGAACTGGATCGGTGTGCGGGAGCCATCCCGATCCAGATAGTCATTGACTCCGCTCTCCACATCTACGATGAGCGGAACTTCCACGTCGAACAGATTCAGAGCCTTGCACATCCCGTCCTCGATGAAGCGTTTCAGCTTCGAAAGGGCGATCTGCGTTTCCTTGGGATCCAGCAGCGAGCGGTAGTCCGTGGGAAGAACCTTTTCCACGTCCTCATAGGTACCAATACCTGGTCCAGCGAGATCAGCTTTCTTGTCTGCCATTGTTTTCTCCCAAAAGATTGTGTGAATGAGGGTACGTTAACTATCCGCAAGCCGATCTCATTTAGCCGGCGGATGAAAAACAGTCATTCAGAAATCAGTCAGCGATCAGTAAGCATTCTCCTTTCTAAGAGTCCCTTCCCCTTTCAGTGGGAAATGGGATTCCTTTCCTATACTCCGCAGTAGGGGTACGCCATGCCGTGCCCGTCTTATCTGTTAAACGTGTCCGTTCGCTTCAATCTTCTTCTTCAGCATCTCCGCCACCTGCTTTCCGGGGATCCGTCCTGCCGGCCTCTGCAATTGGCCCATCAGCCAGCGCACACGGCCCTCGATGGTCTTGGCGCGCGAGGGTACCCGCAGCATGCCGTCTACCATCGACGTCCATTCGGCTTCATCCAGCGGAACCAGATGCTGCTTGGCGGCAATGGTCATCCATTCGGTGCCCGAACGGCGGCTGCGATACTGAATCAGCAGCGGCACCGCTTCCCACAGCAGTTCGCCCTTCCGCAGATGCTCGAACAGCTTGCGCCAGGCGTCTTCGGGAATCTTGTCCGGATTGCCGCCGCGGCGCTTGGCCGAGCGGATATCCTGCACCAGCACGCGCGCCACACGATTGGCGGGAATGCGTCCGTCCTCTTCGATCTTCCAATACAGTCCGAAATACGGCGACATCACGAGCTGCTCGGCCAGCACCGCGCTCATGCCCGTATCCAGCAGGCGCTTGCGCTGATCCCACCGCGTCGCGGGCAGATGCTCGCGGATGCGGTTGACGCGTCCGGTGGAAATCACCGTCGGCGGAGTGTCCGTATCGGGATACATGCGGTTCGGTCCTGCCAGCAGTCGCTCGAAATCCGTCCAGCCACCCTTGCGCGCCTGACGGGTCTCCGACGGCACTCCCTGCGTAGCTTCCCGAATGCGCCCCACGATCTCGTTGATCGCTGTCGTCACGTCCTCATCCGGTCCCCACACCACGATCACCGCGTCATCGAGCCGCGCATTGGTGATCGAACGCACCGCGGTGCGTTCTTCGGGGAAGAGCGAGAACTCGCCGTCCGTGTCCGTGTGGAACATGTTCGGCTTCTCATCGAGGCAGGCAATCACGCGCACGCGCCCGGCGACTTCATGCGCGAACGTCCGTCCCGGCTGCACATCGGTGGACAGCAGTCCGGCAATGCCCATTACCTTCACCGCTACCATACGCTGCCCGGTTTCGTGGGCCTTGGCCAGCTTGGCCGTGCGGAAATGGATCTGCTCCTTGGGAAGCTCGTACACGGCGTACTCGAGTGTGCTCTCCGTGATCCGCCGCTGCTTCAGCATCTCGCGGATGTCCAGCAGCCGCTTCTGGCGGAAGGCTTCCACCGAGACCAGTCGCGGAAACATGGGAATGCGCGGCACGCCCTTGATCTCGACTCGGGTGCTCCCGTTAATCGAGACATTCACATCCTGCCGCACGCTGCCGATGCCGCGCCGCACCTTGCCCGTCGACCTCAGGATCTGCGAGATGATGTGTCCCGCTTCGGCTACCTCGTAGGGATGCCTCATCTCCGCCTCGGTCACCACTTCAATCAGCGGCATGCCTAAGCGGTCGGTGCGGAACTGAATCGTGTGCCGCTCATCGGAGACTTCCCGGCACGAATCCTCCTCAAGGCCGAGCTGGACAATACCCAGCCGCCTGTCCTTGAAGGGAATGTTGCCGGTGACGCCCACCAGAGTGGTGCGCTGAAAGCCCGTGGGAATGGAGCCGTCGAGGTACTGCTTGCGGGCAATATGGGCCTCACCCACGATCTGGCAGTCGAACAGCATCGCGATTTCCAGCGCGATGTCCACCGCTTCCTGATTGATCGGGAAGGGCGGGGTGTCGTCCATCTCGTAGGTGCAGACCGACTCCTTGTTCAGGAGGTAGACGATCTCTTTTTTGGTTTTGAACTCCATCAGCGCGCAGGGATCGTACTCTCCCAGTTCGCTAAGGGTGGGACGCATGTGTCTCAGGACCTGTGCATCCACTTTCTCGGAATAAAGTCCTGCGGGGCAATTGCAGAACAACTTACGCTGTGTCAGAATCTGATGATGGACTTCAAGCCCGCAGCGAAAGCCCAAGGCCTTATAGTCTAAATCGAGGATCTGGTACGGATTATCGGAACCGCCGGAAGATTGCATGAAGATGGGGTCTAAAACGCCGAAGCACGTGGATTAAGGAAGGATTTCACATCTATCAAGATGCGAAAATTCGAGCAGAAAATCAACTTAACCGGCACAAATTCCCGCCAATCGGCCATTCGGGGTGATTCCGGCACCCCCCAAAATACGCAAGGCGGCCATAGGGCCGCCTCCGTTGGAGGGCACATTCTTATTCTGCCGGGTCGTAAAAAGCGGTTCTGAGGGGCGGATGTCAGCCCATCTGGCGCTTCAGGCGCAGATGGATGCAATAGGCGCGGTAGCTGCACACAAACGACATCAGCACGAGTCTCCACCACGGCGTGCGTCTGGCAAAGCCTTGGTTCACTGTCGGACTCCGTTTAATACCCGTTCCAGTACATACGGTATAGTAAGTA
This window encodes:
- a CDS encoding RibD family protein, with the protein product MLPKIVLHNIVSLDGRIDGFTPDVGLFYELAGTWKEDATLAGSETILASPSAANVDDPRKVTPRASGAHDERPLLVIPDSRGRVRCWEHLLKQSYWRGGVALMSMATPPAHCEYLSKKNVVCVIAGKEQVDLKSALETLHDLYGVRTVRVDSGGVLNGILLREGLVDEISLLISPVLAGDGARALFRTVHSELPVTLTHSEKLPGGVVWVRYRVEK
- a CDS encoding aspartate--ammonia ligase, coding for MADKKADLAGPGIGTYEDVEKVLPTDYRSLLDPKETQIALSKLKRFIEDGMCKALNLFDVEVPLIVDVESGVNDYLDRDGSRTPIQFHINNDYNKNPIDAQVVQAATKWKRVALKQFNCKVGEGIITDMRAVRKDYFLDHDHSAYVDQWDWERVIEDKDRHLEFLKDIVRKEWKVLTDAEDFVQSEFPKLKDPKWPNLPKELVFLHAEELLDMYPDLPRKQRETKVLSEKYPAVFIVGIGWTLKDGYPHEMRAADYDDWVTPTVTKNGQLMHGLNGDILVWNHVTKRRHELTSMGIRVTKDTLKQQLEATGQLDFLKLPYHQAIMNDEIPLSIGGGIGQARTTMSILKKAHLGEVSVTVWPKVLKDLCAKRNIFVLE
- the gatE gene encoding Glu-tRNA(Gln) amidotransferase subunit GatE gives rise to the protein MQSSGGSDNPYQILDLDYKALGFRCGLEVHHQILTQRKLFCNCPAGLYSEKVDAQVLRHMRPTLSELGEYDPCALMEFKTKKEIVYLLNKESVCTYEMDDTPPFPINQEAVDIALEIAMLFDCQIVGEAHIARKQYLDGSIPTGFQRTTLVGVTGNIPFKDRRLGIVQLGLEEDSCREVSDERHTIQFRTDRLGMPLIEVVTEAEMRHPYEVAEAGHIISQILRSTGKVRRGIGSVRQDVNVSINGSTRVEIKGVPRIPMFPRLVSVEAFRQKRLLDIREMLKQRRITESTLEYAVYELPKEQIHFRTAKLAKAHETGQRMVAVKVMGIAGLLSTDVQPGRTFAHEVAGRVRVIACLDEKPNMFHTDTDGEFSLFPEERTAVRSITNARLDDAVIVVWGPDEDVTTAINEIVGRIREATQGVPSETRQARKGGWTDFERLLAGPNRMYPDTDTPPTVISTGRVNRIREHLPATRWDQRKRLLDTGMSAVLAEQLVMSPYFGLYWKIEEDGRIPANRVARVLVQDIRSAKRRGGNPDKIPEDAWRKLFEHLRKGELLWEAVPLLIQYRSRRSGTEWMTIAAKQHLVPLDEAEWTSMVDGMLRVPSRAKTIEGRVRWLMGQLQRPAGRIPGKQVAEMLKKKIEANGHV